The Mesoterricola silvestris sequence CGCTGGTCCGACGTGGGCTCCTGGCCCGCCGTGGTGGAATTCCACGAGAGCGACGCCGCCGGCAACGTCGTCCAGGGCGATGTCATCCTGCTGGAATCCAACAACTGCGCCGTCTTCGGCGGCAAACGCCTCATCGCGGGCTCCGGCCTGGAGGACCTGATCGTCGTGGACGAACCCGACGCCCTCCTCCTCTGCCGCAAGGACCGCGCCCAGGACGTCAAGACCATCGTCGAGCGCCTTTCCGCCATGGGCCGCACCGACCTCCTCTAGGGAACCCCAGATGACCCAGAAACCCGCCACCCTCCACGTCGACAAACCCTGGGGCAGCTTCGACCAGTTCGTCCTGAACCAGCCCTGCACCGTCAAGATCCTCACCTGCAGCCCCGGCGCCAAGCTGAGCCTCCAGCGCCACCGCCACCGCAACGAACTGTGGGTGGCCCTGGACGCCGGCGTCGTCGTGGAACTGGACGGCAAGGTCCTCACCCCCGACAAGGGCGCCCAGATCTGGCTCCCCGCCGGCAGCGTCCACCGCCTCAGCTGCGAAGCCTCCCGCACCAGCCCCGTGCGGGTCATGGAGATCAGCCTCGGCACCTTCGACGAGGACGACATCGAGCGCCTGGAAGACGTGTACGGCCGGAACTGACCCGGCCCGAAGGGCAGGGTGGTGCCCACCCCCGGAAAGGCGTATGCTGGACCCGAGGTGTTCCTCCAGGACCGGCTTGCCGCTCCTGGACCCAAGGAACTGCACGCCACCTATTGTCCCTTCAATCTCACCAGTCCCCCACGATCGGGGACTCCCGCAAGACACTTCCCACCTAATCAACCCCGCCAAAACTTCCCACACGAAACGCCCCCGCCTCGGGGCGTTTCACTGTATTTGGAAAGAATTTAAGGAATAGGATCGCATTGAAAACAGTGGATTTATTGTTTGAATTGTCTAGACAAGTCTATGGCTGTCTACTGGAATCTAGGACGGTTTTTGAGGAAATTTTGAGGACGTTTTTGCTGGGGCGTTTCCTTTGAATGTGGCATCATGCCCGCATGGCACGCACCAAAGGTGATTCCGACCTGATGACCAGAACCTCCCGCGCCAAGCTTCCGAAACGGAAGGCGCCCTACTGGATGTCCATGGAGAAGGGGCGCCGGCTGGGTTACTACAAGGGCTCGAAGGGTGGCAACTGGCTGGCCTGGTTCTACGACTCGACTGCCGAACCTCCGACCCTTCAGAAGGCCCTGGGGGCTGCAGACGACAATTCCGATGCTGACGGCAAGATGGTGCTCTCCTTCTCCCAGGCACAGGAGGCGGCACGGGAGTGGTTCAAGGAGGCCTACCACGAGGCCACTGGGGATCGGGTGACAACCGGCCCTTACACGGTGAGGGAAGCGATCCAGGCCTACGTCGAGGATAGGAAGAAAAACAAAGCGAAGACCGCCAATCGGATGGATGGCGACCTGCAGCGTCACGTCATCCCAATCCTCGGTGACGTGGAACTCGCCAAGCTGACCCGGAAACGATTGGAGGATTGGAAAGCCACTGTTGCTGCCTCGCCCACGCACCGCGCCGGGGTTGAAGGGAAGTCCCCTGAGACTGAGGACGAAATTCGTGCCCGCCAGGAGACCACCAACCGGGTTTGGAAGAATTTCAAAGCTGCCCTGAATCTCGCTCATCGGGATAAGCGGATTTCGACGGATGCCGGTTGGCGGGACGTGATGCCATACCAGGGTACAAAGGTGGCTCGCCTGCGGTTTCTCTCCATCAAGGAACAGCAGCGGTTGGTGAATGCGGCGGCCTCCAATGACTTCCGTCGTCTGGTCCAGGCCGGCTTGTTCACCGGCGCCCGCGAAGGCGAGATTGCCCGCCTTCAGGCCAAGGACTTTGACGGTGTGCGCCGAACCATCTTCATCGAGCGGAGTAAGAGCGGCAAGTCCCGGTACGTCGATGTCTCTCCGGAGGCTGGGAATTTCTTCCAGGAATGCACCGCAGGGCTGGCTCCGGCTGGCAGAATTTTCCCGCGAACCTCGTACGACCGGAAGGAGAAGGCCCCATCAGGAGAATGGAGCCGGTCTGAAATCTCCCGGATGATGAAGGCTGTATGCGAAGCTGCAAAACTGGAACCGCTCGTTTTCCATGAACTGCGGCACACTTGCGCCTCGACCTGGATTAATGCCGGAATGAGTCTCTTTCATGTTGCCCAGCAACTCGGTCACCGAGATACCAGGATGGTTGAAGATTACTACGGCCACTTGTGTCAGACGGCAAAAGCTGAGGCTATGGATCGTTTGGCCCCGGTTCTGGGAATTTACACCCCGGAAGGTAATACGGCACCTGAAGTTCAGTGACGGGACCCACGTGACCCATGAGACGCTGCTGCTACGGGGGTATGCAAAAGCCCTCTCACGGCTTTATCTGGGGGTTCGAATCCCCTTCGGGATGGTGGTTATTGGGGAAAGCTCCGTGTTCGAAATAAAACCCAACGATGGTACAATAGGAGTTTAATTATGGGGGTTGCCGTGACAAAAGCCCACGTCGTTGGTGAAGAAAAGCGTCCTAGCAAATTCCTGCTTGAGTT is a genomic window containing:
- a CDS encoding phosphomannose isomerase type II C-terminal cupin domain, encoding MTQKPATLHVDKPWGSFDQFVLNQPCTVKILTCSPGAKLSLQRHRHRNELWVALDAGVVVELDGKVLTPDKGAQIWLPAGSVHRLSCEASRTSPVRVMEISLGTFDEDDIERLEDVYGRN
- a CDS encoding tyrosine-type recombinase/integrase, whose product is MARTKGDSDLMTRTSRAKLPKRKAPYWMSMEKGRRLGYYKGSKGGNWLAWFYDSTAEPPTLQKALGAADDNSDADGKMVLSFSQAQEAAREWFKEAYHEATGDRVTTGPYTVREAIQAYVEDRKKNKAKTANRMDGDLQRHVIPILGDVELAKLTRKRLEDWKATVAASPTHRAGVEGKSPETEDEIRARQETTNRVWKNFKAALNLAHRDKRISTDAGWRDVMPYQGTKVARLRFLSIKEQQRLVNAAASNDFRRLVQAGLFTGAREGEIARLQAKDFDGVRRTIFIERSKSGKSRYVDVSPEAGNFFQECTAGLAPAGRIFPRTSYDRKEKAPSGEWSRSEISRMMKAVCEAAKLEPLVFHELRHTCASTWINAGMSLFHVAQQLGHRDTRMVEDYYGHLCQTAKAEAMDRLAPVLGIYTPEGNTAPEVQ